In Zingiber officinale cultivar Zhangliang chromosome 8B, Zo_v1.1, whole genome shotgun sequence, a single genomic region encodes these proteins:
- the LOC122017464 gene encoding nifU-like protein 3, chloroplastic isoform X1 encodes MLYAHPQALGSIAKATTAFGGPCSSSSELSWTSRISPFKGSLWKRRVDAFRPFRWLSIHGRRIRGPVCVLPLTEENVELVLDEVRPSLMADGGNVALHEIDGLVVVLKLQGACGSCPSSTMTLKMGIETRLMDKIPEIQAVDQILDTETGLELNEESVEKVLAEIRPYLSGTGGGLLEFVQISDYIVKVRLSGPAAGVMTVRVALTQKLREKIPSIAAVQLID; translated from the exons ATGCTCTACGCGCATCCTCAAGCCCTCGGCTCAATCGCCAAAGCTACAACAGCATTTGGTGGCCCCTGCTCCTCTTCCTCGGAGCTTTCATGGACTTCGAGGATTTCCCCATTCAAG GGTTCCTTGTGGAAACGACGAGTGGATGCGTTTCGCCCATTCCGATGGCTCTCGATTCATGGCCGAAGAATAAGAG GGCCAGTGTGTGTTCTTCCATTAACCGAAGAGAATGTGGAGCTGGTGCTGGACGAGGTCAGGCCAAGTTTAATGGCAGATGGAGGGAATGTGGCCTTGCATGAGATAGATGGCTTGGTTGTGGTGCTGAAGCTGCAAGGAGCATGTGGTTCTTGCCCAAGCTCTACAATGACCCTAAAAATGGGGATAGAAACCAGGCTGATGGATAAAATTCCTGAGATTCAAGCAGTGGACCAGATTCTAGACACTGAGACTGGGCTAGAGCTCAATGAGGAGAGTGTTGAGAAG GTTCTTGCAGAGATTAGACCTTACCTCTCTGGCACAGGTGGTGGCTTGCTAGAGTTTGTTCAAATCAGTGACTACATCGTCAAGGTTCGACTAAGCGGACCGGCAGCTGGGGTGATGACGGTGCGCGTAGCGCTAACTcagaaattaagagaaaaaatACCTTCCATCGCAGCTGTTCAGCTCATTGATTAG
- the LOC122015893 gene encoding rust resistance kinase Lr10-like: MASGSGGLSVAVIIILVIFGGIIQLVIAILVIRCVQNMRKSSIDAMMHPSCSETRSTDPSLSHESRIEMKPIEEFLFRIMKEKPIRFTPQNLVDFTQNFVEKLGSGGNGTVFKGQFPNGVQVAVKVLHGTSSKKAEEQFMAEVGTIGRTYHLNLVKLYGFCFDEMTKALVYEYMEKGSLDQYLFDQAQERIEFRKLYEIAVGTAKGIRYLHEECQQKIVHYDIKPANILLTTEFVPKIADFGLARLCERNKLKTHSVVTYGGRGTPGYAAPEMWSSSPVTHKVDVYSFGMLLFEMLGKRKNFDAEQAESKEWFPVWVWNKFEQGEIKSIIEESGVEEKYREKVERLCLVALRCIHHQPEERPKMNCVVQILEGRDTDPVVNNPFKHIEPYSVDISMWSSMTSTTATFSTSTGVGSSS, from the exons ATGGCTTCGGGCTCAGGCGGCCTCTCTGTTGCTGTCATAATAA TATTAGTGATATTTGGTGGGATAATCCAACTCGTGATAGCAATTTTGGTCATACGATGTGTTCAAAACATGAGAAAGTCATCGATAGATGCAATGATGCATCCATCTTGTTCGGAAACTAGATCTACGGATCCTTCCTTGAGCCATGAATCGAGGATTGAAATGAAGCCTATTGAAGAGTTCCTATTTAGGATCATGAAGGAGAAGCCCATTAGATTCACACCTCAAAATCTTGTAGATTTCACTCAAAACTTTGTGGAAAAATTGGGTTCTGGTGGTAATGGAACAGTATTCAAAGGCCAGTTTCCGAATGGAGTACAAGTAGCAGTGAAAGTCCTCCATGGCACCTCGAGCAAGAAAGCCGAGGAGCAATTCATGGCAGAAGTTGGCACCATAGGCAGAACCTATCACCTCAACTTAGTCAAGCTCTATGGTTTCTGCTTCGACGAAATGACAAAGGCACTCGTCTACGAGTACATGGAGAAGGGATCACTAGACCAGTATTTGTTCGATCAAGCACAAGAGAGGATTGAGTTCAGAAAGCTGTATGAAATCGCAGTTGGCACTGCAAAAGGAATCCGGTATTTGCACGAGGAGTGCCAACAAAAGATCGTGCACTATGACATAAAGCCGGCAAACATACTTCTTACAACAGAATTTGTGCCCAAAATAGCCGACTTTGGACTGGCAAGGTTATGTGAGAGGAACAAGCTGAAGACTCATTCAGTGGTCACATACGGTGGTCGGGGAACTCCTGGCTATGCTGCGCCTGAGATGTGGTCATCTTCGCCAGTCACCCATAAGGTTGACGTCTACAGCTTCGGCATGCTTCTGTTTGAGATGTTGGGGAAAAGAAAGAATTTTGACGCTGAGCAAGCAGAGAGCAAGGAGTGGTTCCCCGTTTGGGTGTGGAACAAGTTCGAACAAGGCGAGATAAAGAGCATAATTGAAGAAAGTGGAGTCGAAGAGAAGTACAGGGAGAAGGTCGAGAGATTGTGTCTAGTGGCATTGAGGTGTATTCATCATCAGCCTGAAGAAAGGCCAAAAATGAACTGTGTTGTGCAGATCTTGGAGGGAAGAGATACAGATCCAGTTGTTAACAATCCATTCAAGCATATTGAGCCATATAGTGTCGATATCTCTATGTGGAGCTCAATGACGAGCACAACTGCAACATTCTCAACTAGCACTGGAGTAGGAAGTTCATCGTGA
- the LOC122017464 gene encoding nifU-like protein 3, chloroplastic isoform X2 — translation MADGGNVALHEIDGLVVVLKLQGACGSCPSSTMTLKMGIETRLMDKIPEIQAVDQILDTETGLELNEESVEKVLAEIRPYLSGTGGGLLEFVQISDYIVKVRLSGPAAGVMTVRVALTQKLREKIPSIAAVQLID, via the exons ATGGCAGATGGAGGGAATGTGGCCTTGCATGAGATAGATGGCTTGGTTGTGGTGCTGAAGCTGCAAGGAGCATGTGGTTCTTGCCCAAGCTCTACAATGACCCTAAAAATGGGGATAGAAACCAGGCTGATGGATAAAATTCCTGAGATTCAAGCAGTGGACCAGATTCTAGACACTGAGACTGGGCTAGAGCTCAATGAGGAGAGTGTTGAGAAG GTTCTTGCAGAGATTAGACCTTACCTCTCTGGCACAGGTGGTGGCTTGCTAGAGTTTGTTCAAATCAGTGACTACATCGTCAAGGTTCGACTAAGCGGACCGGCAGCTGGGGTGATGACGGTGCGCGTAGCGCTAACTcagaaattaagagaaaaaatACCTTCCATCGCAGCTGTTCAGCTCATTGATTAG
- the LOC122015894 gene encoding proline-rich receptor-like protein kinase PERK10: MLRMPPKNLESNGGSARRFSNPNPAQSLPLAAGRAMASVRARDAPPPPVIRKAGRYTVFITPPRTPKPCEDSGSKSTSPEAEPVSSPGKVVLLPETTVRSPSPMALEVSSPIVSASPGKVVPLLEKVSPLPPPVQVPPLQVEKQAAKSSGSVFGFFWDAITRVQDAHSNLDECLADWFCLNQSKYQWALNDYYDYTGKKERGKGDKLKEIGRNGQSV, translated from the exons ATGCTCCGCATGCCGCCCAAAAACCTCGAGTCCAACGGCGGTAGTGCTCGCCGATTCAGCAACCCTAATCCTGCCCAAAGCTTACCGCTAGCCGCTGGCCGTGCAATGGCCTCCGTGCGCGCGCGCGATGCTCCGCCACCGCCGGTGATTAGGAAGGCCGGGAGGTACACCGTTTTCATCACCCCTCCCCGCACCCCGAAGCCTTGTGAGGATTCTGGTTCGAAAAGCACGAGCCCTGAGGCCGAGCCTGTTTCCAGCCCTGGAAAGGTGGTTCTTTTACCAGAAACGACTGTCCGTTCGCCGTCGCCGATGGCTCTGGAGGTTTCCTCACCCATAGTTAGCGCTAGCCCTGGAAAGGTGGTCCCTTTGCTTGAGAAGGTTTCTCCTTTGCCGCCTCCGGTGCAGGTCCCGCCGCTTCAAGTCGAGAAGCAGGCCGCCAAGTCATCCGGATCCGTGTTCGGGTTCTTCTGGGACGCCATTACCAGAGTTCAAGATG CGCATTCAAACTTGGATGAGTGTTTAGCGGATTGGTTCTGCTTAAACCAGTCAAAATATCAGTGGGCCTTGAACGATTACTACGATTATACTGGAAAG AAGGAAAGGGGTAAAGGTGATAAGTTGAAAGAAATAGGTCGTAATGGGCAATCTGTATGA